The genomic segment AAGTATATcaagaaaatgaatatattaaaaaagaatctGAAATTTTATtggaaatgaaaaatgataaaagcAAAATGGCAGTTTTGAAATTACAAGATGAACCTTTATATAATGCTATTTTTTCACAAAATTTAGaggagataaaaaaaattgtaaaagagaaatatgaaactgaaaaaaaagaaaaagaaaaagaacaaCAAATGTATGAAAATGCTTTAAAAAATCCTTTATCAGAAGATTCAcagaaatttatatatgaaaatatatataaaaatgaaattaataataatttagcTTTAGCTCAAGAACATTTCCCTGAAGCCTTTGGTGTcgtttttatgttatatataccagtagaaattaataaaaacacAGTACATGCATTCGTAGATTCTGGAGCACAATCAAGCATAATGTCAAAAAAATGTGcacaaaaatgtaatattctAAGACTCATGGATAAAAGATTTACAGGAATAGCAAAGGGAGTAGGTACCAAAACTATTCTAGGaaaaatacatatgataGATATTAAAATTgggaattatttttatgctGTATCCTTAACTATTATTGAAGATTATGATATTGATTTTATATTCGGAttagatttattaaaaagacaCCAATGTTTAATAGATTTTAAGCAAAATGCTCTAATTATCGAAGACAATAAAATACCTTTCTTATCAGAAAAAGATGTTATATCTATTTCAACACAAAGTATAGACATTGATGCAAACAATGATttataaatcaaaaaaaaaaataaaaaaaaataaaaaataaaaaataaaacataaaacgtaaatattattatcactatcaatatatatgtacatatatatatatatattataacataggataataaaatttttttatttctttcttcctatttaaattttattcatatttttttttctcttttttttttttttttttctctttttttgtaTACATGTTCTTTCTGTggataaataattatatcacaaacttttttttcaaaagatGCATATGTATCCAATGATTAGATTATTTACTACcataaatttatacatataaaagaaaagtatTATATACTATTTTTTCTTCCATATGATATATTGCAACaactataaaatatataattttaattcttcacttacaaaaaaaaaaaaaaaaaaaaaaaagttcttATGATGATTTCACATTATGAGTcgttcatataaaaaattataaagctAAATCATTTAAACACTAAACCGTTCATGTAAGCAGAAAGAAagacaataaataaataaataaataaataaataaatatatatatatatatatatatatatatatatatgtgtaattgTCTGAGATATCATAATTTCCATTACATATCTTAAAAGTTAAGAAACCTTATAAGAACGTAACCATTTTCATCTTTTGTATGCTTAATGTAACACATCATAAACAATTAAAACATTTCCATATTggttatattacaaaaaatatatatatatatataattgacaacatttatactttttttggTTAAGAtggtttttctttttctttttctttttctattttgatttttttttttttttttcccttatGTTAATagatgaataataaaaaaaaaaaaaaaaaaaaaaaaaaaaaaaaaaaaaaaaaaaaaaaaaaaagaaaaaaaaaaagatagaaagaaagaaaaaattaaaatttatatatatacatatatatttatttatatatatatatatatatatatatgaaaggaaaaaaaaaaaaaaaaaaaaaaaaagtgtttTCACTTTTTCACAAtgataaacaaaaaagagcatacaaaaaaattataatatgaataataaggttttatatatatatatatatatatatatttatattttttttttttattagttgttattctttatattatattattattattataattatatcatttttgaaaaaatatatacttgtacatttatatacaaaatatatatttaatattatataataacttgttataaatttttactatttataaatatgtgacTGGTCCATTGATCCATTCTAAAAATTCTCTTTCATTAATAGAACATTTTTGATGTTCATCCAAagcattaaaaataataaataaatctaaaaagtcaaaataaatatatccatTTGTATGATCTGAGCACATTCTGTTGAATTCTTCAAATTGCATTCCGTGATCAGGATCGGCTACACTGTATTTTCTATAGCAATCAATATAAGCTCCTTTCGAAACTAATTTTAtcgttttttttaatttctccAATCTTAAGGATTTTCTTAAAGCTATTAAAAACCCAACTACTGCAACAGTCAAAATAAAACTACTGCATAAAATAACCCAGAATGATCTAAACAAACTTACATGTTTGGAGTGTGGCCATAAATTTAAGCATGACATGGACcctaagaaaaaaaaaaaaaaaaaaaaaaaaaaaaaaaatatcacaTGTAatgtttgaaaaaaaaagagaaatatgTCATgtaatttttgaaaaaaaaaaaaaaaaaaaaatatcacatataatttttgaaaaaaaaaaaaaaaaaaaatatcacaTGTAatgtttgaaa from the Plasmodium falciparum 3D7 genome assembly, chromosome: 14 genome contains:
- a CDS encoding DNA damage-inducible protein 1, putative, which produces MVFITISDDNNIITSLDVHEDTEIWTITNIIENDFSLNMNINELTYNGNAVDKFDTIKKLNIKEGDLLFVRKKISADIMNDNVNNMSALNNILSTNNNVGNIGNIGNNLNNENVQNLLNNPAFKTLLDQFKVYQENEYIKKESEILLEMKNDKSKMAVLKLQDEPLYNAIFSQNLEEIKKIVKEKYETEKKEKEKEQQMYENALKNPLSEDSQKFIYENIYKNEINNNLALAQEHFPEAFGVVFMLYIPVEINKNTVHAFVDSGAQSSIMSKKCAQKCNILRLMDKRFTGIAKGVGTKTILGKIHMIDIKIGNYFYAVSLTIIEDYDIDFIFGLDLLKRHQCLIDFKQNALIIEDNKIPFLSEKDVISISTQSIDIDANNDL